The Alphaproteobacteria bacterium nucleotide sequence ACAAATTGCTTTTTGGATTAATTTATATTCAGATTACAAGAGGCATTGCCCCCAGAGATCATAAATTTCCTTTAAATACAAAACCTTCATTAATTATGTCTTGTAAAAAACTTTCATATTCAGAAATTTTAAAACAACAAGATATTGGTATTAATATTATTACTGTCCCTGATGAAAGATGGAAAAGATGTGATATTAAATCAACTATGCTTTTACCCAATGTGTTAGCTAAACAACAAGCATTTGAACAGCAAGCATTTGAAGCAATTATGATTGATAGCGAAGGTTTTTTGACAGAAGGAACATCAACAAATTTATGGATTTTGAATAAAGATGGTATTCTTCAAACTCATGAAGCAAACCATAAAATATTAAATGGTATCACAAGACAAAGACTTATAGCCTTAATTAAAGAAAAAAAGATTCCCTTTATAGAAAAAAAATTTGCTCTTCATGATTTACAACAAGCAAAAGAAGCTTTTATTACCAGCACAAGTTCTATGGTCAAACCAATTATTAAATTAAATGGTAAATCTTTTAATAATGAAATTATTGGTCCTATGGTCATTTATTTGAAACAATTATATCTGGATTATGTTTTAGGCCAAGTTCAATGATATGAAAAATTTATCTTTTCCTGATGCGTTTGTATTTGACTGGGATAATACTCTTGTCCAAAGTTGGGATATTATATTAGAAGCGCTTAATCATACGTTTTATTCATTTTCTCTCCCTTTATGGACGATGACTGATGTTAAAAATAATGTCCGAGCGTCGCTTAGAGATAGTTTTCCCCAAATATTTGGAAATGAATGGTTAAAAGCTCAAGAAATATTTTATAATTACATATTAACACACCATCTAGATAGATTATCCCCAGAGGAGGGGGCAGAGCAACTTCTCGATTTTCTATTAAAAAAGGGGGTC carries:
- a CDS encoding D-amino-acid transaminase translates to MSKYIYVNGHYLLHDQAFIHVEDRGYQFSDSVYEVIYLYNNHLIDEEGHLHRLENSLSNINCTMPVNCNTLKLLIRELIRRNKLLFGLIYIQITRGIAPRDHKFPLNTKPSLIMSCKKLSYSEILKQQDIGINIITVPDERWKRCDIKSTMLLPNVLAKQQAFEQQAFEAIMIDSEGFLTEGTSTNLWILNKDGILQTHEANHKILNGITRQRLIALIKEKKIPFIEKKFALHDLQQAKEAFITSTSSMVKPIIKLNGKSFNNEIIGPMVIYLKQLYLDYVLGQVQ